In uncultured Methanobacterium sp., a genomic segment contains:
- a CDS encoding Zn-ribbon domain-containing OB-fold protein — protein sequence MKDIVRGWRHISQRYNLIGSKCLQCGEVFFPMRVICPKCRRKGQLEPIKFSGNGKIMSYSVIHTPTDEFKNISPYAVAIIELEEGAKITSQIVDCNTDDIEIGQEVELVFRKIREEGAEGVISYGYKFKLKQ from the coding sequence ATGAAAGATATAGTAAGAGGCTGGCGTCACATCTCCCAAAGATATAATCTCATCGGATCAAAGTGTTTACAATGCGGCGAAGTATTTTTCCCCATGAGGGTGATTTGCCCTAAATGCAGACGGAAAGGACAATTAGAACCCATAAAATTCAGCGGAAATGGAAAGATTATGAGTTACTCTGTTATTCACACACCAACAGATGAATTCAAAAATATATCACCCTATGCTGTGGCTATTATTGAACTGGAAGAAGGAGCCAAAATTACCAGTCAAATAGTGGATTGTAACACAGATGACATTGAAATAGGTCAGGAAGTAGAGTTAGTATTCCGGAAAATCAGAGAAGAAGGCGCAGAAGGAGTTATATCCTATGGTTACAAATTCAAACTCAAACAGTAA
- the amrS gene encoding AmmeMemoRadiSam system radical SAM enzyme: MKKEAILYEKLDGVLNCHVCNRSCVISNGKTGFCGMRQNDNGTMYSLNYASASSVAVDPIEKKPLFHFYPGSLSFSMGSIGCNFRCPYCQNWSISQADLEEIGTRDIPPEEAIKMAKDNNCQSISWTYNEPTMWFEYTYDSAKLAHKNDLKTVYVTNGYMSSESLDLIAPHLDAANVDLKGMSDKFYRELCQARLEPVLENIQAMHDKGIHLEITNLVIPGYNDSEEDLQSLVKFMADVDVNIPLHLTRFYPHYKMNQVPPTPVGTLEKAHEMAREAGIKYVYVGNVPGSDGENTKCPDCGELLIHREGFSVESNNLKKNKECPSCGAKIEIKL; encoded by the coding sequence ATGAAAAAGGAAGCCATACTTTATGAAAAGCTGGATGGAGTTCTTAATTGCCATGTCTGTAATCGTAGCTGTGTTATATCCAATGGTAAAACTGGTTTTTGCGGGATGAGACAGAATGATAATGGCACCATGTACAGCCTGAATTATGCTTCGGCTTCCTCAGTGGCAGTAGACCCCATTGAAAAAAAGCCCCTTTTCCATTTTTATCCCGGCAGTCTATCATTTAGCATGGGAAGCATTGGATGCAACTTCCGCTGTCCTTACTGCCAGAACTGGTCCATATCACAGGCAGATCTTGAGGAAATCGGAACCAGGGATATCCCCCCTGAAGAGGCCATAAAGATGGCAAAAGATAATAACTGCCAGTCCATTTCATGGACCTACAACGAGCCCACCATGTGGTTCGAATACACATATGACTCTGCAAAACTGGCCCATAAAAATGATTTGAAAACAGTTTACGTTACCAATGGTTACATGAGTTCGGAATCTCTTGATCTAATTGCACCTCATCTTGATGCAGCCAACGTGGATTTGAAGGGGATGTCTGATAAATTTTACCGAGAACTGTGCCAGGCCCGTCTGGAACCTGTGCTGGAAAACATTCAGGCAATGCATGATAAGGGCATTCATCTAGAAATCACCAACCTGGTGATACCTGGCTACAATGATTCTGAAGAAGACCTCCAATCACTGGTGAAATTTATGGCTGATGTAGATGTGAACATACCTCTACACTTAACCCGGTTCTATCCCCATTACAAAATGAACCAGGTGCCACCCACTCCGGTAGGAACCCTGGAAAAAGCCCACGAAATGGCCCGAGAAGCAGGTATAAAATATGTTTATGTAGGGAACGTTCCAGGGAGTGATGGGGAAAACACCAAATGTCCGGATTGTGGAGAACTCCTCATTCACCGGGAGGGATTTAGTGTTGAGTCCAATAATTTGAAGAAAAATAAGGAATGTCCCAGTTGTGGGGCAAAAATCGAAATTAAGCTTTAA
- a CDS encoding carboxymuconolactone decarboxylase family protein, whose protein sequence is MKKMGEINNTDMDGTGKDGTKEGNNSTAINPFLLFQNEFPELAGRFNDLVDAQRSLKGMDPKTKQLVNIAIQTANHNSMGVKMHAQMAKSQGASRDEILGAVVMNLHLSGLSNVLDCLPAALEGLESVKE, encoded by the coding sequence ATGAAAAAAATGGGTGAAATAAACAATACTGATATGGATGGAACCGGGAAGGATGGAACCAAAGAAGGTAATAACAGCACTGCGATAAACCCTTTTCTACTATTCCAGAATGAATTTCCGGAATTAGCAGGACGTTTCAATGACCTTGTGGATGCTCAGCGTTCTCTTAAAGGAATGGATCCCAAAACCAAACAACTGGTTAATATAGCCATCCAAACTGCTAACCATAACTCGATGGGAGTTAAAATGCATGCCCAGATGGCAAAAAGTCAGGGAGCATCCAGGGACGAGATTTTAGGAGCAGTGGTTATGAACCTTCATCTTTCAGGATTATCAAATGTGCTGGATTGCCTTCCAGCTGCTCTGGAAGGTTTGGAATCCGTGAAAGAATAA
- a CDS encoding 50S ribosomal protein L21e yields MTQRSRGFRSKTRYKLKKTLRAGRSNPITKKIQTFQEDDLVHIIIDPSVHKGQPHPRFHGKTGKIAEQRGRAYIVAINDGNKAKKLIIRPEHLKIQE; encoded by the coding sequence ATGACTCAGAGATCAAGAGGTTTTAGAAGTAAAACAAGGTACAAACTTAAAAAGACTTTAAGAGCAGGGAGAAGTAATCCCATAACCAAAAAAATACAGACTTTCCAGGAAGACGACTTGGTTCACATCATAATCGACCCTAGCGTTCACAAAGGCCAACCCCACCCACGTTTCCATGGTAAAACCGGTAAAATCGCCGAACAAAGAGGCCGAGCATATATAGTAGCAATAAATGATGGGAATAAAGCTAAAAAACTGATTATTCGACCTGAACACCTGAAAATACAGGAGTGA
- a CDS encoding HemK2/MTQ2 family protein methyltransferase has protein sequence MLDYNGIHYKTHPDVYEPAEDTFLLAENLQVERKHRVLEIGTGTGIVTITVSRQCRTVVATDINPHAIKCATHNIINNKAYNVEIKQGDLFEPVSDEKFDLILFNTPYLPTSEDERVEDELEAAWDGGADGRKVIDRFLDELIDHLNPEGTVQLVQSSLSDNDKTLKKLNEMDMDASITASEKHFFEEVVVITGKLKT, from the coding sequence ATGTTAGATTACAATGGAATTCATTACAAAACCCACCCTGATGTATACGAACCTGCTGAAGATACATTTCTCCTTGCAGAAAACCTTCAAGTGGAAAGAAAACACAGGGTGCTTGAAATAGGAACCGGGACTGGAATTGTGACAATAACTGTTTCCAGACAATGCAGGACAGTTGTAGCAACTGATATCAATCCCCATGCCATTAAATGTGCCACCCACAATATTATCAACAACAAGGCTTATAACGTGGAAATTAAACAAGGAGACTTGTTTGAACCGGTTTCTGATGAGAAATTCGATCTGATATTATTCAATACACCTTACCTTCCCACTTCAGAAGATGAAAGGGTTGAGGATGAATTGGAAGCTGCATGGGACGGTGGTGCAGATGGTAGAAAAGTCATAGACCGTTTTCTGGATGAATTAATTGATCACCTTAATCCTGAGGGAACAGTGCAGCTGGTGCAATCTTCTTTATCTGATAATGATAAAACCCTAAAAAAATTAAATGAAATGGACATGGATGCATCGATAACTGCCAGTGAAAAGCATTTCTTCGAAGAAGTTGTGGTTATAACTGGAAAATTAAAAACATAG
- a CDS encoding Lrp/AsnC family transcriptional regulator, with translation MDEIDSEIIRSLVKNSRITLSQMSKEINVPDATISNRLKKLEETVIKQYTLILDTDATGLKVTAIIIIQTESEKHENVEVELSKLEEVSEVYSVSGEYDILTKVWAHSIEELNKIVTSKIRQIDGVEDLTEMIVMERVKEGVIPPI, from the coding sequence ATGGACGAAATAGACTCGGAAATTATTCGTTCCCTGGTCAAGAACTCAAGGATAACCCTCTCCCAAATGTCAAAGGAGATAAACGTACCTGACGCAACCATCTCTAACCGGCTTAAAAAGCTGGAAGAAACTGTGATCAAGCAATACACTCTGATCCTGGACACTGATGCAACTGGCTTAAAAGTCACTGCCATTATTATAATCCAGACAGAGTCAGAAAAACACGAAAACGTGGAAGTAGAACTATCAAAACTGGAAGAGGTCTCTGAAGTTTACAGTGTATCTGGAGAATATGATATCCTCACTAAAGTATGGGCTCACAGCATTGAAGAGCTCAACAAGATAGTTACCAGTAAAATACGCCAGATTGATGGTGTTGAAGATTTAACAGAGATGATTGTAATGGAACGTGTTAAAGAAGGAGTTATACCTCCAATCTGA
- a CDS encoding DUF655 domain-containing protein, translating to MEDYAIILDYLPLGYVKEGSSSYKRKPVAQAIGTEEFTLLELTPKENVNLDIHEKVYIGAGKRDKIARVNRRLPFNKMTSTARIEVNYVIEEIIKEKEDKFIQFFNEAGPISTRLHQIELLPGIGKKHMWDIIQARKEAPFQDFEDVKKRVPMLSDPVKLIAKRIHLELEAAEDRKGKKKYILFTRPPKRKF from the coding sequence ATGGAGGATTATGCTATTATTTTGGACTATTTACCTCTGGGTTATGTTAAAGAGGGATCAAGTTCCTATAAACGTAAACCTGTGGCTCAGGCAATTGGTACAGAAGAATTCACCCTGTTAGAATTAACACCAAAGGAAAATGTAAACCTGGATATTCATGAAAAAGTTTACATTGGAGCAGGGAAAAGAGACAAAATTGCCAGGGTTAACCGTAGGTTACCCTTTAACAAAATGACTTCAACTGCCAGAATCGAGGTAAATTATGTCATTGAAGAAATTATAAAGGAAAAAGAAGATAAATTTATCCAATTCTTCAATGAAGCAGGCCCCATATCCACCCGTCTGCACCAAATTGAATTACTGCCAGGTATTGGTAAAAAGCACATGTGGGACATTATACAGGCCCGGAAAGAAGCACCTTTCCAGGACTTTGAGGATGTGAAAAAACGAGTCCCCATGTTATCTGACCCGGTGAAGCTCATTGCTAAAAGAATTCATCTGGAACTGGAAGCTGCTGAAGATAGAAAGGGTAAAAAGAAATACATTCTATTCACCAGACCTCCAAAACGGAAATTTTAA
- the rsmA gene encoding 16S rRNA (adenine(1518)-N(6)/adenine(1519)-N(6))-dimethyltransferase RsmA: MLAQETSQLLKKHQIRLDRRKGQNYLTNDHILAKIIENAQLNNSDVVLEIGAGIGTLTVPLAEKSAKVVAFEQDKRIVRVLRERLRERGISNVEVLEGDATKMEFPYFNKVVSNLPYQISSPITFKLLNYNFDYAILMYQLEFAQRMVAQPGKSNYSRLSVMMNLCTHTELLFNVPKNAFLPPPRISSAVIKLVPQKNPHADKFFANTCRALFQHKKKKSGKALLQSFHEISNLNLDRTTVRDLILKLDPKLTEERVFKLNEKEILTISRELKELMEGYDEKNG, from the coding sequence ATGTTGGCACAAGAAACCTCCCAACTGTTAAAAAAGCATCAGATAAGGTTAGATCGGAGGAAAGGCCAAAATTACCTCACCAATGATCATATTTTGGCCAAAATTATCGAAAATGCCCAGCTAAATAATTCTGATGTAGTTCTGGAGATCGGAGCGGGTATTGGCACATTAACAGTCCCCCTGGCTGAAAAATCCGCTAAAGTAGTTGCTTTTGAGCAGGATAAACGAATCGTTCGGGTTCTAAGGGAGAGGCTCCGGGAACGGGGAATATCCAATGTGGAAGTTTTGGAGGGTGATGCTACAAAAATGGAGTTCCCTTATTTTAACAAAGTAGTATCCAACTTACCCTACCAGATATCATCCCCTATAACCTTCAAACTCCTCAATTACAACTTTGATTACGCTATTTTAATGTATCAACTTGAATTCGCCCAGAGAATGGTAGCCCAACCAGGGAAATCCAATTATTCCCGCCTGTCAGTGATGATGAACCTGTGCACACACACAGAACTTCTTTTTAATGTTCCCAAGAATGCTTTCCTACCTCCGCCCCGAATTTCCTCGGCTGTAATCAAGTTAGTGCCCCAAAAAAATCCTCATGCTGATAAATTCTTTGCTAATACTTGCAGAGCATTGTTCCAGCATAAAAAAAAGAAATCAGGAAAGGCTTTACTTCAATCTTTCCATGAAATATCCAACCTAAACCTGGATCGGACTACTGTCCGGGATCTAATTTTGAAACTGGATCCTAAACTCACTGAGGAAAGGGTATTTAAGTTGAACGAGAAAGAAATTTTAACTATTTCCAGAGAACTTAAAGAGTTAATGGAGGGATATGATGAAAAAAATGGGTGA
- the cfbA gene encoding sirohydrochlorin nickelochelatase, with protein MVTNSNSNSNVGIVLVGHGSRLPYGKDVLSQLAEIYRQESDHPVEVGFMNMNKPSIPSSINKLAQMGVEKIVVTPVFLAPGVHTTEDIPRILGLGNGDETHEHSHEHGHSHDHGETEEIHFHGEIIYTDPLGPDPKIVSIIQDRVKEAL; from the coding sequence ATGGTTACAAATTCAAACTCAAACAGTAATGTAGGGATCGTGTTAGTGGGCCACGGCAGCCGACTACCCTATGGTAAAGATGTTCTAAGCCAGTTAGCAGAGATTTACAGACAGGAAAGTGATCATCCTGTTGAAGTAGGTTTTATGAACATGAACAAACCTTCTATTCCATCATCCATCAATAAACTAGCCCAAATGGGTGTGGAAAAAATAGTGGTAACCCCTGTGTTCCTGGCTCCAGGAGTGCACACAACAGAAGACATCCCCCGTATTCTAGGATTGGGTAATGGTGATGAAACTCATGAACACAGCCATGAGCATGGACACAGCCACGACCACGGGGAAACAGAGGAAATTCATTTTCACGGGGAGATAATCTACACCGATCCCCTGGGCCCCGATCCAAAAATCGTTTCCATAATACAGGACAGGGTTAAAGAAGCCCTTTAA
- a CDS encoding RNA polymerase Rpb4 family protein gives MIGKKVLETDPIPLVKVKPLLEERETVHELSYEQNLALDHVTKFSKISVDNAEKLVGELEEIIKKTQAIKIADVMPEDMDDMRLIFAKERGSHKKEEMENILKIVSKYREEE, from the coding sequence ATGATTGGGAAAAAAGTTCTTGAAACCGATCCAATACCCCTGGTTAAAGTTAAACCACTCCTAGAAGAGCGAGAAACCGTTCATGAACTCAGTTATGAACAGAATCTGGCCCTGGATCATGTCACCAAATTCTCCAAAATATCCGTGGATAATGCAGAGAAGCTGGTTGGTGAACTGGAAGAGATCATCAAAAAGACCCAGGCCATAAAAATAGCAGATGTCATGCCAGAAGATATGGATGACATGAGACTTATTTTCGCCAAGGAACGGGGATCCCATAAAAAGGAAGAAATGGAGAATATACTTAAAATAGTTAGTAAATACAGGGAAGAAGAATAA
- a CDS encoding tRNA pseudouridine(54/55) synthase Pus10 — translation MKNVKEQAQKIIDITHGNICNRCLGRNFYPQVSGNDNQERGAYIKDILGTTDEKPEKSESVHGKGESIPEKNESSLKKGETILERESCYVCGDIFLELEDILEKIIKTINDSGVEFETFLVGCRLPPEILEKEKEIQEEIGSNSDSLKKEINRELGKELELRLEKEVDFDNPNLVIMMDFANNKVNLQINPLFIEGRYRKLIRGIPQTRWPCRKCRGKGCEKCDFTGKMYPESVEELMAETVLKATGGTESKFHGAGREDIDVRMLGRGRPFVLEIKEPKIRELNLEELTSKINDHCQGKIEVLDLKMVSKDRRSGIKASSTETYKIYRALVELDQEVDEEKLNILSSLNIIKQRTPIRVSHRRADKIRTREVKEIQVKMLDSSHLEMVVNCEGGLYIKELISGDEDRTQPSVTSLLGITAKCVELDVLEVNI, via the coding sequence ATGAAAAATGTTAAAGAACAGGCCCAGAAAATAATTGACATCACCCACGGGAACATTTGCAACCGTTGCCTTGGCAGGAATTTTTATCCACAAGTTTCAGGGAATGATAATCAGGAACGAGGCGCTTATATAAAAGATATTCTTGGCACAACTGATGAAAAGCCTGAAAAAAGTGAATCTGTGCATGGAAAAGGGGAATCTATACCTGAAAAGAATGAATCTTCGCTTAAAAAAGGGGAAACTATACTTGAAAGAGAATCCTGTTATGTATGTGGAGACATTTTTCTGGAACTGGAAGATATCCTGGAGAAAATAATCAAGACCATTAATGATTCTGGAGTTGAATTTGAAACATTCCTGGTGGGTTGTCGTCTTCCTCCTGAAATCCTGGAGAAAGAGAAAGAAATACAGGAAGAAATCGGATCTAACAGTGACAGTCTCAAAAAAGAGATTAACCGAGAGTTAGGTAAAGAATTAGAACTCCGTCTGGAGAAAGAAGTGGATTTTGATAATCCCAACCTGGTGATTATGATGGACTTTGCCAACAACAAGGTAAATCTTCAGATAAATCCACTTTTCATTGAAGGCAGATACCGAAAACTGATAAGGGGTATTCCCCAAACCAGGTGGCCCTGCCGAAAATGCAGAGGAAAAGGATGCGAAAAGTGTGATTTCACCGGGAAAATGTACCCTGAATCTGTGGAAGAACTAATGGCAGAAACGGTTTTAAAGGCAACAGGAGGTACAGAATCCAAATTTCACGGTGCGGGCAGGGAAGACATCGATGTGAGAATGCTGGGCAGAGGAAGGCCATTCGTATTAGAGATAAAGGAGCCGAAGATCCGTGAATTGAACTTGGAAGAATTAACATCCAAAATAAACGATCACTGCCAGGGAAAAATAGAGGTTCTTGATTTAAAAATGGTGAGTAAGGATCGCAGAAGTGGTATTAAAGCATCTTCCACCGAGACATATAAAATTTACCGTGCACTAGTAGAACTGGACCAGGAAGTTGATGAAGAGAAATTGAATATCTTAAGTTCTCTTAATATTATAAAACAACGTACTCCTATTCGAGTTTCACACCGGAGAGCAGATAAAATCCGTACCAGGGAAGTAAAGGAGATTCAAGTTAAAATGCTGGATTCCAGTCATCTGGAAATGGTTGTTAATTGTGAAGGGGGATTATACATCAAAGAACTTATATCGGGGGATGAAGACAGAACACAACCCAGTGTCACTTCCCTTTTGGGTATAACTGCCAAATGTGTAGAGTTAGATGTGTTGGAAGTTAACATTTAA
- the thiL gene encoding thiamine-phosphate kinase, protein MMPSQDSKHPKNLKISNIGEKNLIKRLLSRSRASQPNSPFFDEFYFKSLSDDAALIDLGDKYLVVTSDLLLESSHLPSDMSPEDMGRKVVTVNVSDLAAMGAKPIGFMLSLGLPEDLPLNEFDGIMEGVLKSCQDYEMGLMGGDTNQADELILSGTCLGIAYKNKVLMKEGARPGNVVAVTGPLGVAAAGFEFLLSPPLVKENLKKELKTSTLKFIHKKAIQPHARLKEGISLANTGAVTSATDITDGLASEVGELLEASKNSAGITLFETMIPITPEVEELAAALDQDPLDFALYYGEDFELLLTIEKDEFEHLKDEFRLHQVGVVTDSGKMEIIDKDGKTNILEGKGYQHFVNK, encoded by the coding sequence ATGATGCCTTCTCAAGATTCAAAACATCCAAAAAATCTTAAAATATCCAATATTGGTGAGAAAAACCTTATTAAACGACTTCTATCCCGGAGTCGTGCTTCTCAACCTAATTCTCCTTTTTTTGATGAATTTTATTTTAAAAGTCTCAGTGACGATGCTGCCCTCATTGATCTGGGTGATAAATATCTAGTGGTTACTTCTGACCTTTTACTGGAATCAAGTCACCTCCCGTCAGATATGAGCCCAGAAGATATGGGTAGGAAGGTAGTGACAGTTAATGTCAGTGACCTGGCAGCCATGGGAGCCAAACCCATTGGTTTTATGCTGTCTCTGGGTTTACCAGAGGATCTTCCCCTTAATGAATTTGATGGTATAATGGAGGGTGTGCTCAAATCATGCCAGGATTATGAAATGGGCCTTATGGGTGGTGACACCAACCAAGCAGATGAGTTAATCCTCAGTGGAACCTGCTTAGGAATAGCATATAAAAACAAAGTTCTCATGAAGGAAGGTGCACGGCCAGGGAATGTGGTGGCGGTTACCGGCCCCTTGGGTGTGGCAGCAGCAGGATTTGAATTTTTATTATCACCACCATTAGTAAAGGAAAATCTTAAAAAGGAACTCAAAACTTCCACCCTGAAATTCATCCATAAAAAGGCCATCCAACCTCATGCCAGACTAAAAGAAGGAATTTCACTGGCAAATACTGGTGCAGTGACTTCTGCCACTGATATAACCGATGGTCTGGCCAGTGAAGTGGGTGAATTGTTGGAAGCTTCCAAAAACAGCGCGGGAATTACTCTTTTTGAAACCATGATCCCCATTACTCCTGAAGTGGAAGAACTGGCTGCTGCATTAGATCAGGACCCCCTTGATTTCGCCCTTTATTATGGTGAAGACTTTGAACTTCTTTTAACCATTGAAAAAGATGAATTCGAACATTTAAAAGATGAATTCAGGCTTCATCAGGTTGGAGTGGTGACAGATTCTGGTAAGATGGAAATAATAGATAAAGATGGTAAAACAAATATATTAGAAGGGAAAGGTTACCAGCACTTTGTAAATAAATAA
- a CDS encoding CBS domain-containing protein, producing MYLSDLIKKPVLDPSGEKIGKLKDVIVSSETTYPIIKAIAVNTSGKTVKNVPCKCIEDIGKKITLKTPINDIKAYTILDNDIKLITNVLDRQVVDIEDKKIRRVNDLKLSAKNGYYHVIGVDIGIHGILKRLSLTRIAKPLGIDSREDLISWKDIDALNSDYSNLKLKVPKQKLKKLHPADIADIVDQLGLNESITILNSLDDEAAADTLEEVSPERQVILLEGMESQRAAELLDEMSPDDAADLLADLPDDKAEELLDLMEPEESEDLRKLLEYPENTAGGVMTTEFAAVEEDLTAQQVLDSLREMAKNVETIYYVYVLSKSGDLVGVVSIREILLSDPDMKVSDFMQPDVIEVDVLEDQHEVAQKIAKYNLIALPVVEKDKMRGIITVDDAIDIVLPTAWKKRVPRMFGRYCLE from the coding sequence ATGTACCTAAGTGATTTAATAAAAAAACCAGTGCTAGACCCAAGTGGAGAAAAAATAGGGAAACTGAAAGATGTGATAGTATCATCCGAAACCACATACCCCATAATAAAAGCAATAGCAGTGAATACTTCAGGAAAAACCGTAAAAAATGTTCCCTGTAAATGTATTGAGGATATAGGAAAAAAAATCACCCTAAAAACACCAATCAACGACATTAAAGCGTATACAATCTTAGATAATGATATTAAACTTATTACTAATGTTTTAGACCGACAAGTGGTTGATATTGAGGATAAAAAGATCAGACGAGTTAACGATCTCAAGTTATCAGCTAAAAATGGCTATTATCATGTTATTGGTGTTGATATCGGTATTCACGGTATTTTGAAAAGATTAAGTTTAACTCGCATTGCCAAACCTCTGGGTATAGATTCAAGGGAAGATCTCATCTCCTGGAAAGATATTGATGCATTGAACAGTGATTATTCTAATTTAAAACTTAAAGTCCCTAAACAAAAGCTTAAAAAGCTTCACCCTGCAGATATAGCAGATATAGTGGACCAACTGGGACTTAATGAATCTATAACAATTTTAAATTCTTTGGATGATGAAGCAGCTGCTGACACCTTGGAGGAAGTATCTCCGGAAAGGCAAGTTATACTCCTGGAAGGGATGGAAAGCCAGCGGGCAGCTGAACTTTTAGATGAAATGTCTCCAGATGATGCAGCCGACCTTCTCGCTGATTTACCTGATGATAAGGCAGAAGAACTACTGGATCTCATGGAACCTGAAGAATCAGAAGACCTGCGTAAACTACTTGAATATCCTGAGAACACTGCAGGTGGAGTAATGACCACTGAATTTGCTGCTGTGGAAGAGGACCTCACTGCTCAACAGGTCCTGGATTCACTTCGAGAAATGGCTAAAAACGTTGAAACCATTTATTATGTGTATGTTCTTTCAAAAAGTGGTGATTTAGTGGGAGTAGTTTCTATAAGAGAAATTTTACTTTCTGATCCAGACATGAAAGTATCGGATTTCATGCAGCCGGATGTTATTGAAGTGGATGTACTGGAAGATCAGCACGAAGTCGCCCAGAAAATTGCCAAGTATAATTTGATAGCCCTGCCTGTCGTGGAAAAAGATAAAATGAGGGGTATAATCACAGTTGATGATGCAATAGACATTGTTTTACCTACCGCCTGGAAAAAACGAGTTCCCCGGATGTTCGGAAGATACTGTCTGGAATAA
- a CDS encoding Nramp family divalent metal transporter has translation MDYSIFRRIFKSPVIISFIIFLSVMGPGIITANVDNDAGGITTYSLAGSQFGYDLLWTFIPMIIALAVIQEMGVRMGIVSGKGLADLIREKVGIKLTFIMMIALLLANFGNVLAEFSGIAVSTGIFNVPRFIALPLAAFFVWLLVVKGTYKSVEKVFLLASALYFSYIIAGFLAQPDWGLAAQSMIMPQISLNAAYITMVIGLVGTTIAPWMMFYIQSSVVEKGISLKNLKYSKMDAVLGAIVVNIVAFFIVIACAATIHPTGIQVNNVADVSMALAPLAGQYASILFALGFLNASLFAASILPLSTAYYVCESLGFEAGVSKSFREAPIFHGLYLGLIVLAVLIILIPSVPLLSILYLSQVANGLLLPFVLILMLLIINDKKIMGEHVNSKLFNIIAILTVIIVMGLSIGLVVTSLL, from the coding sequence ATGGATTATTCAATTTTTCGCAGGATATTCAAGAGCCCGGTCATTATCAGCTTTATAATATTCCTTTCAGTAATGGGGCCCGGAATTATCACTGCCAACGTGGACAATGATGCCGGAGGAATCACCACTTACTCCCTGGCCGGTTCACAGTTTGGATACGATCTTCTGTGGACTTTCATCCCCATGATTATAGCACTGGCAGTGATCCAGGAAATGGGGGTGCGTATGGGTATAGTTTCCGGAAAAGGCCTGGCAGATCTGATACGAGAGAAGGTGGGCATTAAACTCACCTTCATCATGATGATTGCCCTGCTTCTGGCTAACTTTGGAAATGTTTTGGCTGAATTTTCTGGTATAGCCGTAAGTACCGGTATATTCAACGTTCCCCGGTTCATAGCCCTGCCACTGGCAGCCTTTTTTGTATGGCTCCTGGTGGTTAAAGGAACCTACAAAAGTGTGGAAAAAGTATTCTTACTGGCTTCAGCACTTTATTTCTCCTATATCATTGCTGGATTTCTGGCACAACCAGACTGGGGATTAGCAGCCCAGAGCATGATAATGCCCCAGATAAGTTTGAATGCTGCCTACATAACCATGGTGATCGGTCTGGTGGGAACCACCATCGCACCTTGGATGATGTTTTACATACAGTCCTCGGTGGTGGAAAAAGGAATCAGCTTAAAAAACCTCAAATATTCCAAGATGGACGCAGTGCTGGGAGCTATAGTGGTGAATATCGTGGCCTTTTTCATTGTCATTGCCTGCGCAGCCACCATACATCCCACCGGTATCCAGGTAAATAATGTGGCTGATGTTTCCATGGCACTGGCTCCACTGGCAGGCCAATACGCAAGCATCCTATTTGCATTAGGATTTTTAAACGCATCACTATTTGCAGCCAGCATACTACCACTTTCAACTGCTTACTATGTGTGTGAAAGTCTGGGATTTGAGGCAGGAGTATCTAAAAGCTTTAGGGAAGCTCCCATATTCCATGGCTTATATTTAGGACTAATTGTACTGGCAGTGCTTATAATCCTGATTCCTTCCGTTCCCCTACTGTCTATCCTTTACCTCTCTCAGGTGGCAAATGGTCTGCTTCTGCCATTTGTACTGATATTGATGCTCTTAATCATAAATGATAAGAAAATCATGGGCGAACATGTAAACAGCAAATTATTTAACATTATAGCCATTTTAACAGTGATAATTGTAATGGGACTGAGTATTGGACTGGTGGTAACTTCATTGCTTTGA